DNA sequence from the Bradyrhizobium diazoefficiens genome:
GGCCCCCTTCGGCGGGCTTTTTCATGCCGAGTTTCTCGCTGTGCAGGACTCAAATCGACGCGCGCGGTCGAAGGATGGTTCGCGGACGCCGTCCTATCCCCGCAGTGCGCCCCGCAATAGCCCGATGAAGTCCTGCGCCACTTGCGAGAGGGCTTCGTGCGTGGGGGACAGGATTGCGATCTGGTACTGGATCTTTGGCTTGAACGGGCGGGTGATCAGGCCTTCGGTAAAGGGGCGGCTCACCACCGGATCGACAATGCCCACGCCGCGGCCCTCCGCGACCAACTGGCACGCTGTCGAGAAGAACTCCGTCTCCGCAACGACATTCCAGCGCGCGCCGTATTCGGAAAAAGCGGACGCAAGCTGCTGGTAGACTGGATCGCCGCGAAACAAGGTGACGAACGGGACCCCGTCGAGATCATCAGGCGTGATCTGCTCGAGGTTTGCCAGCGGATGTGTCTTCGGCAGCATGCAAAGGCATTCGTATGAGAACACCTCCATATGCGAGATCGGATAATCCAGCGGCAGTTCGGCGACCGCGAGATCGAATTGCTGCGTCGACATCATTTCCCGGACGGTTGCAGAGTTCCGGGTGATGATTTTCATCTGCAACTCGGGCCGGTTGCTGGCGAACTGTGACAGCAGGCGCGGCAAGAGGCTGATGGAAATGCTTGGATAGGCCGTGATCGCAAGATGCCCGCGCCGCCCGGATCGGATCTCGGTGGCCACGCGCGATGCATTCTCGACGGCTTCCAGCGCGCGTGCCGCCTCGACATAGAACAATTTGGCTTCCGGCGTCGGTTGCAGGCGGCCGCCGCGACGCAGGAACAGGGTCAGCCCGGTTTCGTGCTCGAGGCCTGCGATCATCGTGCTGATCCCGGGCTGCGACATGCCGAGCAGTTCGGCCACCCTGGTCATGGTGCCGTGGAGCATCAAGGCGCGAAAGCATTCGAGCTGTCTCAGGCGCATGGCTTGCTATATAAATTAGCTATAATGGACGCAATTAATATTATTAGAATTACATGAGTGCGAGTGCTCCAATGCCCAAAAGGCAGAAGGAGACCTCACGTGAACGCTGCAACCTTCGATCTCACCCGCGCCCGCCTGATTCCGGCCCGGCGTGGCGTGGCGGCGCGCCTCGAAGCCGGGGAAACGGTGACCGTCGTCAACACCCAAGGCAAGCAGGTGGTCGATACCTGGGCGTTCAACGCCCGCGACACCACCGAATTCATGTCGATGGAACACAGCCGCGCCGCGATGCTGCGGCTCATTCCCAGGGTCGGCGATACGCTGACGACGAATCGGCGGCGCGCGATGCTCACCCTCGTCGCCGACACGACGCCCGGAATCCATGACACGCTGATCGCCGCCTGCGACATCCATCGCTATCGCCAGCTCGGCGCCGTCGGCCATCACGACAACTGCACGCAGAACCTGACGCTGGCGCTCGAGACGGTCGGCGTGTCGGCCGCGGTGACACCGCCGCCGCTAAATCTGTTCATGAATGTACCGGTGACCGGTGGCGGCGAGCTGAGCTTCCAGGCGCCGGTCAGCGAGGCGGGCCAATACGTCACGCTGCGCGCCGAGATGGATCTCATCATCGTGTTCTCCGCCTGCCCGCAGGACATGGTGCCGGTGAACGATATGAAGCCAACCGACGCCCATTTCGTAATCGCCTGATCCCTCGCGGAGGATATCCATGCGCAAGCTACCGCCGCTCAACGCCATCCGCGCGTTCGAAGCCGCCGCGCGCCACGAGAGCTTCACCGCCGCCGCCAACGAACTCTGCGTCACAGTGACGGCGATCAGCCATCAGGTCCGGCAACTCGAAGCGATGCTCGGGCGCAAACTGTTCGAGCGCTCCGGCCGCGCGGTGGTGCTGACGGCGGAAGGGCAGGCGGTGTTTCCCCTGCTGCGCGACGGGTTCGATCGGATGGCGAGCGCCTTCGCCGCGATCTGCCCGCCGGCCGACGGCGAGGCGATCACGGTGTCGACCACGCGGGCCTTTGCCGAGCGCTGGCTGATGCCGCGGCTCGCACGCCTCAATGCGGCGTTCCCGGCCATCGTGGTCCACATCGACGCGACCGAGAACATTGTGACGCCGGGCATCAAGGGGATCGACCTCGCGGTGCGCTACGGACAGGTCGACCGCGCTCATGACGCCTCCGTGCTGTTCAAGGACAGCTACGTCGCGGTCGCGGCGAACGCGATCTGTCCCTCCGCCGCACGCGTTGCCATCGATGATTTCCGTCCGCGGCCGTTGCTGGCCTATCGCTGGAAGAACGCCGTGCTGGATTCGCCGGCCTGGGCGACGTGGCTTGCGGGCATATCCCACGATGCAAGCCGGGATTTCCGCATCTCCTGGTATAGCGAGGAGCCGCTGGCGCTGCATGCCGTTGAACGGGGCCTTGGGCCGCTGTTGTGCAGCGATGCGCTCGTCGGCGAACAGTTGCGCGAGGGAACGTTGCGCCGGATCGACGGGCCGGCACTTCCCGGCTTCGCCTTCCGCCTAGTGGAAGCAAGCGGTGCCTCCAGGCGCAAATCTGTCGCGACGTTCGTCGACTGGCTGCGCAACGAGGCGGCGACGTTTCGCAAGCTCTCCGTCCCGCTCATGACACGGGCTGCATGAAGTAGGGCAACGTCTCCACCCGGATATGATAGCTGCCAGAGGCGACCAGGCCATCGATATGGGCGGTGATCGCCTCGAGCGGCGCGAACCACACCTTGCGCTCCCTGACGACGGTTTCGAGCCAGCGCTCGACCACGCGCCAGCGGGCCAGCCGACCCGTCAGGAACGGATGCCAGATGCCCATCCAGAATCCGCCAGCTTCATACGCAGCCTCGAACTCCTCGAATGAGGCGGCAAGGCCCTCGCTCGGCGATTTGACCGGCATCATGTAGCCGATCTCCGCGTAGTGGGCGAACGGAGGCCAATCGTCCGATCCCCAGTGCGGCGGCATCTCGTACAGCGACCCGCGCGCCGTGCGCATCAAATACGGAATGTCGTCCGCCATCAGCGACGAGTCGTAGGCAAAACCGTGCTCGATCAGGAGGTCGATGGTGGCCTGATTGGCGTTGTAGACCGGCGCGCGATAGCCGCGCGGTTTGCGACCGGTCATCGCGACATGAACCTCGAGGGCCCGTTCGAACGCCTCGCGTTGCTCGGCGCTGGATATCGTGGTCGGGTCCTCATGAATATAGCCGTGATGGCCGATCTCGTGGCCGTCCTTGAGGATCGCCTCCACCGCGTCGGGATAGTGCTGCATGGTCCAGGCCGGCATGAAGAACGACTGCTTCAGCCCGAGGCGGCGGTAGGTCTCCAAGATGCGCCGCACGCCGACTGTCGGCCCGTACCGTCCCATCGTGATCGGATAGAGCCGGTCGAACGAGTCGTTCGGCCGGGCGATATGGATCAAGCTGTCGGCGTCAACGTCGAAGGTGATCGCACAGGCGCAGCACGCCCCGTTCGGCCAGGGGATGGGATTGCGGATCATGAGACTATCCTCTTGCCGTGTGCCGGTCGCGATTGATCATTCGGCAGCCACCCTGGCAGGACCGTCGATCCCGAGACACTGCCGGACCAGGACCGGGATCGCGGCAAAGGCGTCGGCGACGGACTGCCGGTGGCGTTCGTCGCCAAACTCCTGATAGTCGACGGCGATCAGATGGCTCTCCTGCACACCAAGATAATGCGCGCAGGTGAAGATGTGGGTCTCGAGATGGTTCATGTGCTCCCGCACCCCGCCGGGCCCGAAACCAAACTCGCCCCGCGAACTCAGCACCACCAGGGTCTTGCCGCTCATGATCGGCTCGAGCGGATAATCGCCGCGGCCAAGGTCGAATGAGAACGTTTTGCCGATGCGGATCACCTTGTCGAACCACGATTTCAGAGCAGACGGCATGCCGTAATTGTGCATCGGCGCGCCGATGATGATGACATTGGCGCGATCGAGTTCGTCAATCAACTGGTCGGAGAGGCGAAGCTCGTCATGTTGATCCGCCGTGCGTTCGTCGGCCGCGGTGAAGGCCGCGGCCACCCACGCTTCGGTGATGAAGGGCGGCGGATCGCGGCCGATGTCACGGGAGATGATGGTGGTGCCGGGTTCATGCGCCAGCCATTGATCGACGAACGCCTTTGAGAGCTTCCGGCTGACCGAACGGTCGCCGCGCGGACTGGCGTCGATGTGTAGAAGTGTCGTCATCGGTAAAACCTCGACTGATGGAGTATCCATGCGTCAGCCGTACAATGGCCGAGGGCGGTGCCGGGTGTGATTGATGAATTCGTCAGGTGAGTTGAGGAATTCTCAATAGTGAACCGCTGCGACACCATGACGGCTGATCCGGCGCGATGACCCCGGGTTTTCTCGATCGACTATCCGCGAACCTGATCGGCGCGCTTCACTCTCCACTTCATGTCAACCCCGCTTGAGTAATTCTCATTAACGCGCGAGGCCTGATCTTGCTGAGATACCCCATCCCGGCCGAAATCGATGCGCCGGACAGGGGAGAAACATGTTGGCTAAGCAGATATCAAATGCGGCGTACGATGAGGCCGGCTTCGACGCGCATGGAATTGTGCCGGTGCCGGCGGCGCACCGGACCTCGTCACCGTTCGACCAATTCTGGATCTGGACCGGCGCAAACATTGCGCCGATCAATTGGGTGCTCGGCGCGCTCGGCATTCAGCTCGGCCTGAGCGTTCTGCAAGTGCTTGCAGTGGTCGTGATCGGCAACTTGTTCGGCGCGGCGCTGTTCGCTGCCTTCTGCCTGATGGGACACCGCACCGGCGTACCGCAGATGGTGCTGGGCCGCCTGGCGTTCGGCCGCCGCGGCGCCTACCTGCCGGCGCTAGCGCAAGTGCTGATGCCGATGGGATGGGTTGCGATCAACACTTGGATCGTGCTCGACCTCTGCATGGCAGCGCTGGAGCGGATGGGCTTCAGCGGCGGCCCTGAAATCAAGTACATGATCGCTGCGCTGGTGATGGTACTGCAGGTCGGCATCGCAGCTTGGGGCTTCAACGCTATCAAGATGTTCGAGCGCTACACCATGCCGGTCATCCTCGTCATCATGGCCATCATGACCGCGCTCGCATTCCTTCGTGTCGATATCAAGTGGCAGTCCCCGTCCGGCGGCGGCATGGCGGCGTTCGCCGCAGCCACGCAGTTGATGACCGCGATCGGCATCGGCTGGGGTATCTCATGGCTCACCTATGCTTCGGACTACACGCGCTTCGCCAAGCCCTCGCTCAGCGCCGGCAAGGTACTCCGGGCGACATTCCTTGGCATGTTCCTGCCGACGGTCTGGCTTGCTTTCCTGGGCGCGGCGATCGCATCCGCCGGTGCGGGCTCCGATCCGTCGAAACTGATCATCGCTACCTTCGGCGTGATGGCGCTGCCGGTGCTTCTCGTGCTGCTGCACGGCCCGATCGCGACCAACATCGTCGTCATCTACTCGGCCGCGCTGTCGACCCTCACGCTCGACCTGCGCCTGCCGCGCTGGATCATCTCGGTGATCTCGGGCGTGATTGCCTGCGCGATCCTTTATGCGTTCCTGCAATCGGGTGATTTCGCGCATGCCTTCGACAACTTCATGGTCGCCCTGATCGTCTGGATCAGCCCATGGGCCGGCGTCACGCTCACGGATTTTTATCTGGTCCGACGCGGACGGATCGATGTCGCGGCGCTCTACGCGGCTCCGGATCGCGATGGCGGCATCAACTGGGCAGGCCTCATCGCCTTCGCGATCGGGCTGGTGGCGGCCTGGGCGTTCCAAATGGGGACAATTGCGGCCATGCAGGGGCCGCTGGCGCTGGCGACCGGTGGGATCGATCTGTCCTGGCTCACTGGCATGAGTGCCGCCGGCGCAAGCTATCTCATGCTGCATCGCCTCTTCGGACGTCCGTTCGCGTCAGGCAAGCACTTGCAGTCTGCGGATGCGGCGTCGGTCGAGGCCGCACCCATCTCGCTCTCGCAGGTCTAGGCATCCGCATCAGCGATGGGCCTCTACACGGCGGTCTTGCTGGACGCATCGCCGAGCTTCAGGCGGTGCCATGTCGCGCCCCGTTGCCCATTCGGCAAGGGGCGTGAGCAATGTCACCAGCTCGCGTCACTTGCCGTAGTCCTTAATTGATCGTTCGGATAAAGTCTTGCGCGATGCCGGATGACGCCGACGGCAGTCAGGCTTCGTGAGGGGGCAGGATTTGAACCCAACCAAGTTCGAACAAGCGGCGGGTTCCGGCCGGCCACCTCCCAGCGACCTGGGTTGCCAGCCAACAACAAGGCAGGGCTCCCAATATTATGAGTTCGCGAGTAGCAGACCCTTCGCCACCGCGCCAGGTGCTCACGCCACTAGACTAAGGACAAAAAGCGGTTCCTCCTGTCGTGGTTACGTATGATCCCCTCCCTGGGCACCAAATCTGCGATTTTCTAGGCAAATTGCGATTTTGCGCGATCTTCTCCACGAGAGGACGCGCTCGCATTGGTACCGTTCGATTGAGCCTGTGGTGGCCCCGCACGCCCGCACCGGGCTACACGTCCCTCAGACCGCGGAACAGTGCGCCAAACGCGGAGTCCGTCCTGTAAAAGATCGCCGGCTGGCCCAGTGGAGCGCCGACCGTAATTTCCTCGCCGCCGGCGAACGACTGGCCTGACCAGACGTGGACCCAATCGGTTCCGGTCGGCAGATATAACGTCCTTTCTCCCTCGGATGGCCGCCAGACCGGCGCCACCAGCAGGTCGGGACCGTACAGATAGCTGTCCTGAATGGTGTATGTCCGGCGATCGGCTTCGTGATGTAGAAACAAGGGGCGCTGCACTGGAAGGCCCCGGCGAGCGGCCTCCTGCGACAAGGCCTGAAGATATGGTGCGAGATGAACGTAGATTGCCGTCATCCTCGCAAAATGCCGCAACACCTCGCCATCGCCGTCGAGCTGCAAATTATCGCGCGGCCGATTGCCCTCGTGACTGCGCATGACCGGCGTGAATGCGGCCATCTCCGCCCAGCGCATGAGCAGCTCGGGTGTACGGACATTGCCGAACAGGCTCGTATAACCGCCGATGTCGGAATGATGAAACGCGTTGCCGAGCAGGCCGGAGGACAAGGCGGCGCAGATCACCGTCACGAGCCCGTCGTGACGCGAGAAATCGACCGACTGGTCGCCGGCCCAAAGCAAGGGGCAGTGCTGCTGCACGCCCGTAAAACCGGACCGCATGAAGAACAGCGCTTCGCCGGTCTTGCCTCGGCTCGCCACCGCCTTTGCGTTCACCTCCGCCCAAAGTGTCGGCCATTGATTGTGCATCAGCTTTGCATCCACGCCATTGGCGAGACGCACGTCGGTCGGCAGGTACTCACCAAAGTCGGCCATCCAGCCGGATAGGCCGTAGTCGAGCATGCCAGCGCCGATGATGTCTTCACTGAACCATGCGGCCGCGTCCTCGTTGGTGAGATCGACAATGCCGCAGTGAAATTCACCGAAATCGATCAACGCGGTTCGCCCCGAGCCGTCCTTGACGAAATAGCCCGCGGCTTCAGCCGCAGTGAACAAGGACCCATCGTCACAAAGATAGGGGTTCACGTAGCCGAGAAAGCGGATGCCATCGCTGTTCAGTTCGGCGATGCGCTGGCGAAGGCCTGGATATCGCTGCTCGTTCGCCTGCCAATTCCAGAACAGCCGCGCACCAAATGCAGTCGGCCGGATTCCAACCCAGTCTTCGCACCAGAGGCCGGCGACCTTGACGCCGGCCTCGCGGATCCGCTCGAGGCGCGCGAATGAGGCCGCCCCATCCTTCAATCCGACGATCGCGCCGTTGTAGATCCAGTCCGGCAGGGGCGGCTGACGCCCGAAGCGGCCCGACAGGATTTCGACCAATTCGATAAACGTGTCCGCCGCAAACAGCTCGATACGCTCCGGAACGGCCCAAACCTCAATCTCGTGAAACGCATCGTCGCGGAAATCGAAAGCGCAAAAGGCAGAGGTTGCGACGTGAAGCGCATAATGGGCGGAGGAAACATAGGTCGGCTGCGGATAGTAGGTGTGGAAATAGTCCCCGCCCGCCTTGTCGGTGGCATCAGCCCTGAATGTGATCTCGGTCGTCTTGTCCCGGCCAACGCCGGGCTCGGAGCTCCACAGTGGAAACCGCCGGCCGCGCAGATCGAAATAGGAAAACTGCTCGCCGCCACCCCAGACGTGCTCGTCCCGATCAGCCGCCATCCGAATCCAAAACCTGTTCATGGACGGATCCGTCGCCTGTAGCACAAGCGCGTTTCCCTCGAGCCAAACGATCAACCGCGGCGCCTGCCCCTTGCCGGGCGCAAGCGCGATGCGCTCGCCGTCGATCTCGGCATGCGCCAGCGGACAGCGCTCGACGAGGCGGTCCTCGATCTCGAAACGACCACGGTGCATCGCGATGTGGTCATGACCGCGTCCGACAAAGATGCACGGCTTTGCGGCGCTATGGCTGAGGACCGGCCGGTGATTGATGGAGACTGTGAAGCCCGCAGGGCTGGTTTCGAGTTTCGCGGTCATTCCTTCCCTCACGTCAGGCCTGCCGGCCAGCGAGGCGTAGCGAATGGAATCATAGCTTGTCATCTCGGAAACCTCGGAATGCCTCTCGACACGTGACTCCTCACCCCTTGACGCCGCCGGCCGTCAGCCCCGAAACCACACGTCCCTGGAAGATCACGATCAGGACCGCAATCGGCACGATGCCCACGACGAGCGCCGCTGATATCACCGGCCAGGGGAATGCAAATTCACCCTGGTAGAGCTGGATTCCGACGGGCAGCGTGCGCAACGCCGGATTGGAATTGAACGACAGGGCCAGCAGAAATTCGTCCCACGCGTTGACAAAGGCGAGAATGCCGGCGGTGAAAATGCCGGGCGCCGACAACGGCACGACCACCCTGAACAGCGCGCCAATTCGCGTGCAGCCATCGATCATGGCTGCGTTTTCCAGATCGCGCGGAATACTCTCGAAAAACGACGTCAGCACCAAGATACAGACCGGCAGGCTCAGCACCGCGTAAGGCATGATCAGCGCCGTCCAGGTGTTGAGCAGATCGAGCGCCCGCATCGTCTCGAACAGCGGCACCAGGAGCGTGACCAGCGGAAAGGTCGAAACCGCGATGATCAGCGACATGATCAGGCCGCGAAACCTGAGATTGAGCCGGGCGAGTGCATAGGCGGCTAGGACGGAGACCAGCAGCGTCAACGCCGTCGACAGCAGCGCGACCATGAAGCTGTTGAACAGGAAGGTGAGCAGCGGCTGGTCGGAGAACGCCTGCACATAGTTCTGCAGCGTCGGCGTGCGCGGCAACCAGGTGATCGGCTTCAGGGTCAGTTCCGCCTCAGTCTTGAACGAGGTGAGAAGGATCCACAGCGCCGGAAACAATCCGTTGATGATGAGGATCAGCGCCGCCAGCACGCGTAGCGGCTTGCCCGACAGGAGCGATCCGGCTCTCGAAATGGCGTCCGTGGTCATTCGACCGCCTCGCTGCCGCGGATCATGCGCAGATAGAGCGCCGTCACAGCCATGGAGAGAATGAACATCACCACCGCAAGCGCCGACCCGTAGCCGAGATCGAGAAACGAGACGGTGTTTTGATGGATATACATGGCGAGCGTCACGGTCGACGTGCCCGGTCCGCCGCCCGTCATCATATAGGGAATGTCGAAGGTCTGCAGCGCGGTGATGGTCCGGAAGATCAGCGCAACCACGATCGTCGGCTTGAGCAGCGGCAGCGTGATCAGAAGAAACTTCCGCACGAGGCCTGCCCCATCGACATCCGCCGCCTCATAGAGCGATCGGGGAATGGTCTGCAGGCCAGCGAGAATGATCAGCGCCATGAAAGACGACGTCTTCCAGATGATGGTGAGGCAGATCGCGGCAAAGGCGAGCCGTGACGAATTGAACCAGATAATGCCGGACAGGCCGAACCTCTGCAGCACGTCGTTGACGACGCCATATTCAGAATGAAAGAACCAGGCGAAGATCAGGCCCGCGAAGGAAAGGGGCAGCGCCCACGGGACGAGCAGCGAAAGCCGCGCCGGCCAACGCATTTGAAACGGAAGATTGGCAAGCAGCGCAAGGGCGAGACCGACGATCAGCGCGCCGGGAACCGTGATCAGCGCAATGAGGATGGTGTTCCAGGCCGCCTGCCAGAATACCGGATCCTCGATCATCTGCTGGAAATTCGCGAGCCCGGCGAAGCGCGCCGGCACCCCCGACGTGAGCGACAGGTCGAGGAAGCTCGTATAAATGAGCTTGCAGACCGGATAGCCGATCACCACGGCGAGCAGGATGGCGGCCGGCGCAAGCAGCAGGGCGCCGAGCGTTGCCTCGCCGGGATCAAGCAGGCGTGACCACCGTGCGCGACGCGGTTTGGCGCGACCCGTTGCCCGCGCGAGTGGGAATGATGTCGTCATGAAATCCGGTCCGGATTGCCAAAAGCGCAGCGCAGCTTGTGGTGGCAGCAAGCAACGTGTGAACGGAAGAGCGGACTAGCCCTAATGGAGGATGCGCTTCAGGCGGCTCTCGATCTGGCTGGCGCCATCCGCCGGTGTCGCCACGCCCGCCAGCACCGCGTTCACGGTCGTTCGGATCACCTCGCTGACTTCGTTGTAGCGAGGGGTGACCGGCCGCGCTCTCGCCGTCCGCACCACAGGCAAGGCATCAGCAAACCAGGGAGCAGCCTTGGTGACCTCGGAATCCGTGTAGAGCGCCGGATAGGTCGGCAACAACGAGCCGTTGATCGCCATGAATTTGGATGTCTCAGGGCCGGAGAGATATTCAGCGAGCTTCTTGGCCTCATCCTGATGTTTGGAATAGGCGGAAACGCCCCATTCCCAACCACCGAGACAGGTCGACTGTTGGCCGCCCGCAAGGGCGGGTAGCCGTGAGACTCCTACCTTGCCGACGACAGCCGACCCTTCGCCCTGGAAGAGAGCCCAGGCGTAGCCCCAGTTCACGGCAAACACCACGTTGCCGGCCTGAAACTCCTTGCGGGTGTCATCGGTTGCGACTTCGGCGATGCTCCTCTTGGCAACCCCCTTGTCGACAAAGCCCTTCCACAGCGCCAGCGCCTTGATCGCCGCGTCGCGATCGAAGGCCAGCTTGCCGTTTTCGACGATCGTCTTGCCTTGACTCCAATAGGGAAGGAGGAACGTACAAACCGCCCCCTCGATCGCCTTGCCCTGGAAAGAAAGCCCCTGCAAATTCGGATTGTGCTCGCCGTCTGTGATCTTTTGCGCCGCGATGGCCAGTTCTTCCCACGTCTTCGGCGGCGGGATGTCGTATTTGTCGAGCAGATCCTTCCGATAGTAGAGGAACATCGCGTCGGCAAAAGCGGGTAAGGCGACCACCTTGCCCGCGACGGTATTGGCCTCGGCATAAGGGCGAAGGTAAGCTTGCAGGTCCTTCTCAGGGAACGGGGAAAGCCAACCGGCGGCGGCGAATTGGGCCGGACGAATGACATCGAGAATCAGGACGTCCAGTGAGGGGTCCTTCGCTGACATTACCGTGTTGAGATACTGCGCCTGCAGGTCGGACGTCGCGCCGCCGAGTTCGATCATGACCTTGATGCCGGGATTGCGCGCTTCGAATTGATCCAGCGCCTTCCGCCAGACGGCGGGCTGCCCCTGACTGGAAAGATAGACCTTCAGTTGCGTTTCAGCGGATGCCGGGCCCGTGACCAGCGCTACGCTCAACAACAGCAGACGTGCAAGCCTCGCAAGGTTCATCGTTTTCTCCCGGCTGATATCTTGCCGCGTTTCCGCGTGCTTTAGTCAATTATCCCGGCGCCGCCCACTGAACACTGCGCTCGATCGAAACATCGAACAACTAAGCTTCTTGGGATCGCGCACAGATCCGGTCATCACTGGGCCGCCTCGGGATGCCGTCGCAGCGCTATGATTTTCAGGTTTACACAGATCGCTGTCAAGCCACTTCCCGTTGCGGCTCCAACCGCATTGGCAATCGACATTAATGCATTTCTGGGCCGATCTTGTGAGATCTGATTGATTTCCGACAACCGATCACCTACGCTTCAATGCTGATAATAGCGCTATTATTTCCAAGGTCGATGCCTTCATCAAAGCCCATACGCGCCCGGCGCAAGATGCAGCGGGTCACGATCATGGATGTGGCGGCGCGCGCCGAGCTCTCGCCATCCACCGTGTCTCTCTATTTCCGGAAGCCCAACGCGGTTTCGGCCGCGGCAAGCCGGTCGATCGCACGTGCCATCGAGGCGCTCGACTATGTGCCGAACCTGATGGCGGGCGGACTCGCCGCGGCCTCATCGCGCGTCGCGAGCATTATTGTCCC
Encoded proteins:
- a CDS encoding LysR family transcriptional regulator; translated protein: MRLRQLECFRALMLHGTMTRVAELLGMSQPGISTMIAGLEHETGLTLFLRRGGRLQPTPEAKLFYVEAARALEAVENASRVATEIRSGRRGHLAITAYPSISISLLPRLLSQFASNRPELQMKIITRNSATVREMMSTQQFDLAVAELPLDYPISHMEVFSYECLCMLPKTHPLANLEQITPDDLDGVPFVTLFRGDPVYQQLASAFSEYGARWNVVAETEFFSTACQLVAEGRGVGIVDPVVSRPFTEGLITRPFKPKIQYQIAILSPTHEALSQVAQDFIGLLRGALRG
- a CDS encoding urea carboxylase-associated family protein, with the protein product MNAATFDLTRARLIPARRGVAARLEAGETVTVVNTQGKQVVDTWAFNARDTTEFMSMEHSRAAMLRLIPRVGDTLTTNRRRAMLTLVADTTPGIHDTLIAACDIHRYRQLGAVGHHDNCTQNLTLALETVGVSAAVTPPPLNLFMNVPVTGGGELSFQAPVSEAGQYVTLRAEMDLIIVFSACPQDMVPVNDMKPTDAHFVIA
- a CDS encoding LysR family transcriptional regulator, with amino-acid sequence MRKLPPLNAIRAFEAAARHESFTAAANELCVTVTAISHQVRQLEAMLGRKLFERSGRAVVLTAEGQAVFPLLRDGFDRMASAFAAICPPADGEAITVSTTRAFAERWLMPRLARLNAAFPAIVVHIDATENIVTPGIKGIDLAVRYGQVDRAHDASVLFKDSYVAVAANAICPSAARVAIDDFRPRPLLAYRWKNAVLDSPAWATWLAGISHDASRDFRISWYSEEPLALHAVERGLGPLLCSDALVGEQLREGTLRRIDGPALPGFAFRLVEASGASRRKSVATFVDWLRNEAATFRKLSVPLMTRAA
- a CDS encoding polysaccharide deacetylase; its protein translation is MIRNPIPWPNGACCACAITFDVDADSLIHIARPNDSFDRLYPITMGRYGPTVGVRRILETYRRLGLKQSFFMPAWTMQHYPDAVEAILKDGHEIGHHGYIHEDPTTISSAEQREAFERALEVHVAMTGRKPRGYRAPVYNANQATIDLLIEHGFAYDSSLMADDIPYLMRTARGSLYEMPPHWGSDDWPPFAHYAEIGYMMPVKSPSEGLAASFEEFEAAYEAGGFWMGIWHPFLTGRLARWRVVERWLETVVRERKVWFAPLEAITAHIDGLVASGSYHIRVETLPYFMQPVS
- a CDS encoding NAD(P)H-dependent oxidoreductase — protein: MTTLLHIDASPRGDRSVSRKLSKAFVDQWLAHEPGTTIISRDIGRDPPPFITEAWVAAAFTAADERTADQHDELRLSDQLIDELDRANVIIIGAPMHNYGMPSALKSWFDKVIRIGKTFSFDLGRGDYPLEPIMSGKTLVVLSSRGEFGFGPGGVREHMNHLETHIFTCAHYLGVQESHLIAVDYQEFGDERHRQSVADAFAAIPVLVRQCLGIDGPARVAAE
- a CDS encoding cytosine permease, producing MLAKQISNAAYDEAGFDAHGIVPVPAAHRTSSPFDQFWIWTGANIAPINWVLGALGIQLGLSVLQVLAVVVIGNLFGAALFAAFCLMGHRTGVPQMVLGRLAFGRRGAYLPALAQVLMPMGWVAINTWIVLDLCMAALERMGFSGGPEIKYMIAALVMVLQVGIAAWGFNAIKMFERYTMPVILVIMAIMTALAFLRVDIKWQSPSGGGMAAFAAATQLMTAIGIGWGISWLTYASDYTRFAKPSLSAGKVLRATFLGMFLPTVWLAFLGAAIASAGAGSDPSKLIIATFGVMALPVLLVLLHGPIATNIVVIYSAALSTLTLDLRLPRWIISVISGVIACAILYAFLQSGDFAHAFDNFMVALIVWISPWAGVTLTDFYLVRRGRIDVAALYAAPDRDGGINWAGLIAFAIGLVAAWAFQMGTIAAMQGPLALATGGIDLSWLTGMSAAGASYLMLHRLFGRPFASGKHLQSADAASVEAAPISLSQV
- a CDS encoding alpha-glucosidase, which produces MTAKLETSPAGFTVSINHRPVLSHSAAKPCIFVGRGHDHIAMHRGRFEIEDRLVERCPLAHAEIDGERIALAPGKGQAPRLIVWLEGNALVLQATDPSMNRFWIRMAADRDEHVWGGGEQFSYFDLRGRRFPLWSSEPGVGRDKTTEITFRADATDKAGGDYFHTYYPQPTYVSSAHYALHVATSAFCAFDFRDDAFHEIEVWAVPERIELFAADTFIELVEILSGRFGRQPPLPDWIYNGAIVGLKDGAASFARLERIREAGVKVAGLWCEDWVGIRPTAFGARLFWNWQANEQRYPGLRQRIAELNSDGIRFLGYVNPYLCDDGSLFTAAEAAGYFVKDGSGRTALIDFGEFHCGIVDLTNEDAAAWFSEDIIGAGMLDYGLSGWMADFGEYLPTDVRLANGVDAKLMHNQWPTLWAEVNAKAVASRGKTGEALFFMRSGFTGVQQHCPLLWAGDQSVDFSRHDGLVTVICAALSSGLLGNAFHHSDIGGYTSLFGNVRTPELLMRWAEMAAFTPVMRSHEGNRPRDNLQLDGDGEVLRHFARMTAIYVHLAPYLQALSQEAARRGLPVQRPLFLHHEADRRTYTIQDSYLYGPDLLVAPVWRPSEGERTLYLPTGTDWVHVWSGQSFAGGEEITVGAPLGQPAIFYRTDSAFGALFRGLRDV
- a CDS encoding carbohydrate ABC transporter permease, encoding MTTDAISRAGSLLSGKPLRVLAALILIINGLFPALWILLTSFKTEAELTLKPITWLPRTPTLQNYVQAFSDQPLLTFLFNSFMVALLSTALTLLVSVLAAYALARLNLRFRGLIMSLIIAVSTFPLVTLLVPLFETMRALDLLNTWTALIMPYAVLSLPVCILVLTSFFESIPRDLENAAMIDGCTRIGALFRVVVPLSAPGIFTAGILAFVNAWDEFLLALSFNSNPALRTLPVGIQLYQGEFAFPWPVISAALVVGIVPIAVLIVIFQGRVVSGLTAGGVKG
- a CDS encoding sugar ABC transporter permease, coding for MTTSFPLARATGRAKPRRARWSRLLDPGEATLGALLLAPAAILLAVVIGYPVCKLIYTSFLDLSLTSGVPARFAGLANFQQMIEDPVFWQAAWNTILIALITVPGALIVGLALALLANLPFQMRWPARLSLLVPWALPLSFAGLIFAWFFHSEYGVVNDVLQRFGLSGIIWFNSSRLAFAAICLTIIWKTSSFMALIILAGLQTIPRSLYEAADVDGAGLVRKFLLITLPLLKPTIVVALIFRTITALQTFDIPYMMTGGGPGTSTVTLAMYIHQNTVSFLDLGYGSALAVVMFILSMAVTALYLRMIRGSEAVE